In Daphnia pulex isolate KAP4 chromosome 7, ASM2113471v1, one genomic interval encodes:
- the LOC124196958 gene encoding uncharacterized protein LOC124196958, which produces MSSGEIPAEHRLGKSSDDMFVMLDDQAAEYEGSIDGGETLIFNGTTEEEERLFNKFPLHVFLKKKHPFVTLSTMTKTSTVTAVITSSTVGLCAQLVNVTGPCRLRKGLWVDEPIVLSFDDEMDSIDDTLLSPSQTSKMETTAVPEPIAQISDEIAGRNDEPQMDNNRRISVRSGSVIHSSKDDEGSRDDSEENNEGRFGFFGLKNKLKKKVKLVTVVTTTAVTVTSTSTYYKTVSTKSFFIQVCTPSPFPFNVCDGRKKRQVEIELANNTQQQQSPASPSPIKSQNEIIIATITP; this is translated from the exons ATGAGTAGTGGTGAGATTCCGGCTGAGCACCGGTTGGGTAAGTCGTCGGACGACATGTTCGTGATGCTGGATGACCAGGCGGCGGAGTACGAAGGATCGATTGATGGCGGTGAAACGCTCATTTTCAACGGGACGACGGAAGAGGAGGAGCGattgtttaacaaatttccgCTCCACGTTTTCCTGAAGAAGAAGCACCCGTTCGTGACTCTGTCCACCATGACCAAGACGTCGACCGTCACGGCCGTCATCACCTCGTCGACGGTGGGACTTTGCGCCCAGCTGGTCAACGTCACCGGCCCTTGCCGGTTGCGCAAAGGGCTCTGGGTCGACGAGCCCATCGTCCTGTCGTTCGACGACGAAATGGACTCGATCGACGACACTCTATTATCGCCCAGCCAAACGTCAAA GATGGAAACAACCGCAGTGCCGGAGCCCATCGCTCAGATTTCAGACGAAATTGCTGGCCGGAATGATGAGCCGCAAATGGACAACAATCGGCGGATATCCGTCCGGTCGGGATCGGTGATCCATTCGTCCAAGGACGACGAAGGATCGAGGGACGATTCCGAGGAAAATAATGAAGGTCGATTCGGATTTTTCGGATTGAAGaacaaattgaagaagaaagtcaaaTTGGTGACGGTGGTGACGACGACGGCCGTGACCGTGACCAGCACTTCGACCTACTACAAAACGGTGAGCACCAAGTCGTTCTTCATTCAAGTCTGCACGCCGTCGCCGTTCCCGTTCAATGTCTGCGACGGCCGTAAGAAGCGACAAGTCGAAATCGAACTCGCCAATaacacccagcagcagcagtcgccaGCATCGCCATCGCCaatcaaaagtcaaaacgAAATCATCATTGCCACAATCACGCCCTGA
- the LOC124196960 gene encoding uncharacterized protein LOC124196960 isoform X2 produces MEKCCSSVARLLTVTAVILICIDAKPDPRPADHQVGSVWPPNVMIMTSNVKRSEDAPAPKVFEPAGEVSVSTPDDVIFTPTSDDDAVTESIQTDAVDAQLASPVDPIKANDVITESVPTTDEPILPLIADVKSTATLDEIIITPSVIQSDDGVSVNSTAEIRADQIGNCVFNLAVPNRNIPSVTYSTNCDFCNHDMYTLTCIPNAFACASLCAGDRRCSHFTYVANLLGGTCRLKSAPGSGGSWASRIQAPSPYVCGYIGRRAFQNVLLGLCLALEINVNIE; encoded by the exons ATGGAAAAG TGTTGCTCTTCCGTCGCGAGGCTTTTGACAGTGACGGCCGTTATCTTGATTTGCATCGACGCCAAACCGGATCCCCGGCCTGCCGACCACCAAGTTGGGAGCGTCTGGCCACCTAAC GTGATGATTATGACGTCAAACGTCAAGCGGAGTGAAGACGCCCCGGCACCAAAAGTTTTTGAACCCGCAGGCGAAGTAAGCGTCTCAACACCTGATGACGTCATTTTCACACCGACATCGGACGACGACGCCGTAACGGAGAGCATCCAAACAGACGCTGTCGACGCCCAATTGGCCTCACCAGTGGACCCCATCAAAGCCAATGACGTCATCACCGAAAGCGTCCCGACGACTGATGAACCGATTCTCCCATTAATTGCGGATGTCAAATCAACAGCAACTCTGGACGAAATAATTATTACGCCATCTGTTATTCAAAGCGACGATGGCGTCAGTGTTAACAGCACCGCGGAAATCCGAGCTGATCAAATCGGCAATTGCGTTTTCAATTTGGCCGTCCCCAATAGGAATATCCCGTCCGTCACCTACAGCACCAATTGCGACTTTTGCAATCACGACATGTACACGCTGACGTGCATCCCCAACGCCTTCGCTTGCGCTTCTCTTTGCGCCGGAGACCGACGCTGCAGCCATTTCACCTACGTCGCCAATCTGCTCGGCGGGACTTGCCGTTTAAAGAGCGCCCCAGGCTCGGGAGGCTCGTGGGCCTCCCGCATCCAGGCCCCCTCGCCTTACGTCTGCGGGTACATCGGGAGAAGAGCCTTCCAGAATGTCCTACTTGGCCTCTGTCTTGCATTGGAAATTAACGTCAACATTGAATAA
- the LOC124196963 gene encoding cell wall protein DAN4-like produces the protein MKLSLIFSFIYCLAVISVEAQTKTTLKSTTAKGTVTSTKPKVTTLKTTVKATTPKTTTRKVTTLKATTLKTTTRKASSSTTTLKQTTRKTNGTTATTRKPVITTTTASAVKSYKVCRDTTSTATSGSIQPLDGLTPVATGPPKICTFTITAPTDQHVQMSCSLANLTVITNVSNDTYFYILSSSLILEGILDIYHDNVIVPNRVYTSYNNTMTVTYRVLNAADTFDCKWTTIQASTTDFKWCRESETSAANGSIQTLRESLNETIRDMDVRLCPFFINLPPNGQVQMSCPFNDSSMNFFLLTFRTVSDLFSFRTKFNKPTTDLNRVDLVSRHQVTNTDTPMTCNWTTAASTTATKDFNYCVNVQSTTTNGTITSIANTTDTNITCLFSVFASLGQRIQISCRNLNLLSDNSLLILSENGEIVGQPSLNNVYTSISNRMDVISTLSKGDSFQCNWTTVTIPPTTDFKLCRDGKATVAPGTITLFSNTTVGGYPSICRFTIIAPFNKRVKFSCPVITVLQILLFEYDDTTTFASLIATPAVVNKVYTSTGNEMNLLWQKDNGSFALNCTWAFV, from the exons ATGAAGTTGTCCCTGATTTTCTCCTTCATCTATTGCTTGGCAGTCATTTCCGTG GAAGCCCAGACAAAAACGACTCTCAAGTCAACAACGGCTAAGGGAACTGTTACGTCTACAAAGCCCAAAGTGACAACTTTGAAAACAACAGTAAAGGCCACAACACCAAAGACCACAACTCGTAAGGTAACAACACTAAAGGCAACAACATTAAAAACGACAACTCGTAAGGCAAGTAGTTCAACAACGACCTTAAAGCAAACAACCCGCAAGACAAACGGTACGACCGCGACAACCAGAAAGCCTGTTATTACCACAACAACTGCCTCGGCTGTTAAATCCTATAAAGTTTGTCGTGACACGACTTCAACAGCTACTAGTGGATCCATTCAACCCTTAGACGGGCTAACACCGGTGGCAACCGGACCGCCGAAGATCTGCACTTTCACCATCACCGCACCTACAGACCAGCATGTTCAGATGTCTTGCTCGCTCGCCAATCTCACTGTTATAACTAATGTTTCCAATGACACGTACTTTTACATACTTTCAAGTTCATTGATC ttggaAGGAATTCTCGACATTTATCATGATAACGTAATCGTACCAAACAGGGTTTATACTTCGTACAACAATACCATGACTGTAACTTATCGAGTGCTCAACGCAGCAGACACATTCGATTGCAAATGGACAACAATTCAGGCGTCCACGACCGATTTCAAAT GGTGTCGAGAGAGTGAGACGTCTGCAGCCAATGGATCCATTCAAACTCTGCGTGAATCATTAAATGAAACAATAAGAGATATGGATGTTAGACTATGTCCTTTCTTCATAAATTTACCACCCAATGGCCAAGTCCAGATGTCTTGCCCGTTCAATGATTCCTCTATGAACTTTTTTCTACTCACA TTCAGAACCGTCAgtgatttgttttcctttcgcACTAAATTCAACAAGCCAACAACAGATCTAAATCGAGTAGATCTAGTATCGAGGCATCAAGTTACCAATACAGATACTCCAATGACTTGTAACTGGACCACGGCAGCATCCACGACGGCGACTAAAGATTTCAACT ATTGCGTTAACGTACAATCAACGACCACAAACGGAACCATTACATCAATAGCTAATACGACTGATACAAACATCACTTGTTTGTTCTCCGTTTTCGCTTCCCTTGGTCAGCGCATCCAGATATCTTGCAGAAATCTCAACTTATTAAGTGATAACAGTTTACTGATA CTATCCGAAAACGGCGAAATAGTTGGACAGCCATCCTTGAACAATGTTTACACGTCGATAAGCAATCGAATGGATGTTATATCTACTTTAAGCAAAGGTGATTCGTTTCAATGTAACTGGACGACGGTAACAATCCCACCAACGACGGATTTCAAAC TATGCCGAGATGGAAAGGCAACAGTAGCCCCTGGAACAATTACACTTTTTAGTAATACAACAGTTGGAGGATACCCTAGTATCTGTCGCTTTACCATCATCGCGCCCTTCAACAAACGAGTTAAATTTTCTTGCCCGGTCATCACCGTTCTTCAGATTTTA TTGTTTGAATACGACGATACGACGACCTTCGCCTCGCTTATCGCTACCCCAGCTGTCGTCAACAAGGTTTACACATCAACCGGAAATGAAATGAACCTGTTATGGCAAAAAGATAATGGCTCATTTGCGTTGAATTGCACTTGGGCGTTCGTGTAA
- the LOC124196965 gene encoding glutamate receptor 2.8-like, with the protein MSYLVLPFFLLFIWFTISIRDSYSTPNPLNGQHLRVIWTRWSGNPKGLLGPLKGGVILEFLATRLNFTYEMVRVTGYRAEPSENGPGLFNYLWDQQCELLVNDLIPTFQRNKVVDFTLPWAYDHIKFLIPVTDDSANINAVVKPFQWPIWLGVGISIVCVIAVLDLIQRYLESASGTGFEPNNKPQTGGLTNDGQLRGTKTKTEKPYLYVVGNLVSQGGACPSKRLPYRLVAGVWCLAAFIFVQAYTSTLFTYVVTPINHPLINSVYDIINNNDINLLVKEEGIENILRSAINETGLYRALRAKLDSFPNSRCKVVSDCISLMTPKSRNVYVDAIIYLKDAIRSDYRKTGKCNFELAKEEFIGIMTSFTLPKNSPYTQTISRGILDLHQIGLVDYWDTWFRPMPPQCDGKPKNSEKGNKLAPLSLNNLTGAFIVLLVGLSLSLLTFLCENIHFRK; encoded by the exons ATGTCTTATTTAGTtttacctttctttttattgttcatTTGGTTCACCATTTCTATTCGCGACTCCTACTCGACGCCAAATCCGCTGAATGGCCAACACCTCCGCGTCATCTGG ACACGTTGGAGTGGAAATCCAAAAGGTCTACTCGGACCGCTCAAAGGAGGGGTAATCCTCGAATTCTTAGCGACCCGTTTAAATTTCAC GTACGAAATGGTTAGAGTGACGGGATACAGAGCGGAGCCATCAGAAAATGGACCAGGACTGTTTAACTACTTATGGGATCAA CAATGCGAATTGCTGGTCAACGATCTGATTCCGACATTCCAGCGCAATAAAGTGGTCGATTTCACACTACCTTGGGCTTACGATCACATCAAATTCCTCATTCCCGTCACTGATGATTCGGCCAACATCAACGCCGTCGTCAAACCATTTCAATGGCCG ATTTGGCTGGGAGTAGGAATATCAATCGTTTGCGTCATCGCAGTTTTAGATTTAATCCAGCGCTACTTGGAATCTGCTTCCGGGACAGGATTTGAACCTAACAATAAACCACAGACTGGAGGGTTGACGAACGATGGGCAACTTCGtggaacgaaaacaaaaaccgaaaaaccATATCTCTACGTTGTTGGCAATTTAGTATCACAAG GCGGTGCCTGTCCATCGAAACGACTACCTTATCGACTAGTCGCTGGCGTTTGGTGCCTGGCCGCTTTCATCTTCGTCCAGGCCTACACGTCCACTCTCTTCACTTACGTCGTGACGCCAATCAATCACCCACTAATCAATTCCGTCTACGACATAATTAACAATAACGACATCAATTTACTTGTCAAAGAAGAgggaattgaaaatattttacgaTCG GCCATTAATGAGACGGGACTATACAGGGCATTACGAGCTAAACTTGATTCCTTTCCAAATTCTCGATGCAAGGTGGTATCGGACTGCATCAGTTTGATGACACCGAAATCAAGAAATGTTTATGTCGAT GCAATTATTTACCTAAAGGATGCAATCAGAAGTGATTATCGAAAAACTGGGAAATGCAACTTTGAATTagcaaaagaagaattcaTCGGAATCATGACATCCTTTACTCTCCCGAAAAACAGTCCCTACACTCAAACTATAAGCCGAGG AATATTGGATCTGCACCAGATTGGATTGGTCGACTATTGGGACACATGGTTCCGCCCAATGCCTCCGCAATGTGAcggaaaacccaaaaatagtgaaaaaggaaataaacttGCGCCGCTTTCCCTGAACAATTTGACCGGCGCATTTATAGTTTTATTGGTTGGATTGAGCCTTTCCCTTCTAACCTTTCTCTGCGAAAACATTCATTTCCGTAAATGA
- the LOC124196959 gene encoding endochitinase-like — MAFRVATLCCFLLLVALATSAKIPPKKEHHQRPSSVEESNESSSSEKDSSEEVVPPIIPETTTTTEAPTTTEEITTTTTTAAPTTEEITTPAPAPVDPLTSYCKSLANGNYLNPYDCKTFINCFNEIAYIMNCPTTTIFDIKLNWCDFTRNLPGCN, encoded by the exons ATGGCCTTCCGCGTCGCCACTCTCTGCTGCTTCCTCTTGCTCGTTGCGCTGGCAACGAGTGCCAAG ATTCCGCCTAAGAAGGAGCATCACCAGCGGCCCTCTAGCGTTGAGGAGAGCAACGAATCGTCCAGCAGCGAAAAAGATTCGAGCGAAGAAGTTGTACCACCAATCATCCCGGagacaaccacaacaacagaAGCCCCGACGACCACCGAAGAGAttaccaccactaccaccactgCTGCCCCGACCACTGAAGAGATTACTACCCCAGCTCCCGCTCCAGTGGATCCTCTGACGAGTTACTGCAAATCTTTGGCGAACGGCAATTACCTCAATCCGTATGATTGCAAGACTTTCATCAACTGTTTCAACGAAATCGCTTACATTATG aactgTCCGACCACCACGATTTTCGACATTAAATTGAACTGGTGCGATTTCACCCGCAATTTGCCGGGCTGCAACTAA
- the LOC124196960 gene encoding uncharacterized protein LOC124196960 isoform X1, which translates to MEKKCCSSVARLLTVTAVILICIDAKPDPRPADHQVGSVWPPNVMIMTSNVKRSEDAPAPKVFEPAGEVSVSTPDDVIFTPTSDDDAVTESIQTDAVDAQLASPVDPIKANDVITESVPTTDEPILPLIADVKSTATLDEIIITPSVIQSDDGVSVNSTAEIRADQIGNCVFNLAVPNRNIPSVTYSTNCDFCNHDMYTLTCIPNAFACASLCAGDRRCSHFTYVANLLGGTCRLKSAPGSGGSWASRIQAPSPYVCGYIGRRAFQNVLLGLCLALEINVNIE; encoded by the exons ATGGAAAAG AAGTGTTGCTCTTCCGTCGCGAGGCTTTTGACAGTGACGGCCGTTATCTTGATTTGCATCGACGCCAAACCGGATCCCCGGCCTGCCGACCACCAAGTTGGGAGCGTCTGGCCACCTAAC GTGATGATTATGACGTCAAACGTCAAGCGGAGTGAAGACGCCCCGGCACCAAAAGTTTTTGAACCCGCAGGCGAAGTAAGCGTCTCAACACCTGATGACGTCATTTTCACACCGACATCGGACGACGACGCCGTAACGGAGAGCATCCAAACAGACGCTGTCGACGCCCAATTGGCCTCACCAGTGGACCCCATCAAAGCCAATGACGTCATCACCGAAAGCGTCCCGACGACTGATGAACCGATTCTCCCATTAATTGCGGATGTCAAATCAACAGCAACTCTGGACGAAATAATTATTACGCCATCTGTTATTCAAAGCGACGATGGCGTCAGTGTTAACAGCACCGCGGAAATCCGAGCTGATCAAATCGGCAATTGCGTTTTCAATTTGGCCGTCCCCAATAGGAATATCCCGTCCGTCACCTACAGCACCAATTGCGACTTTTGCAATCACGACATGTACACGCTGACGTGCATCCCCAACGCCTTCGCTTGCGCTTCTCTTTGCGCCGGAGACCGACGCTGCAGCCATTTCACCTACGTCGCCAATCTGCTCGGCGGGACTTGCCGTTTAAAGAGCGCCCCAGGCTCGGGAGGCTCGTGGGCCTCCCGCATCCAGGCCCCCTCGCCTTACGTCTGCGGGTACATCGGGAGAAGAGCCTTCCAGAATGTCCTACTTGGCCTCTGTCTTGCATTGGAAATTAACGTCAACATTGAATAA
- the LOC124196962 gene encoding transcription factor MafB-like: MSRSVIMVSLCLLLGILAIMLASVEAAPREKRQILGAILDGLLDNDGYHHRRRHHHEHHHHDDYYDDGYGGHGRNYGGRHHHHHHSHEVY; the protein is encoded by the exons ATGAGCCGTTCTGTTATTATG GTGAGTTTGTGTCTCCTGTTGGGCATTTTGGCCATCATGCTGGCCAGCGTTGAGGCCGCACCCCGTGAAAAACGACAGATTCTCGGTGCTATCCTGGACGGCCTTCTGG ATAACGATGGGTACCATCACCGCAGGCGCCATCACCACGAGCACCATCACCACGACGACTATTATGACGATGGTTACGGAGGACACGGAAGGAATTACGGCGGccgacaccaccaccatcatcactCTCATGAAGTGTATTAG